In one Lolium rigidum isolate FL_2022 chromosome 3, APGP_CSIRO_Lrig_0.1, whole genome shotgun sequence genomic region, the following are encoded:
- the LOC124697167 gene encoding protein FAF-like, chloroplastic — MPSSLSPSPCLQIALRAHHPNHPCQQQSRARATSDLVDCRAAARRTTLAKSAAPSQGASFPQLPLRIFLRKSKMSVAVCRVPAAFQAPTWLRPAELYKPEVVVADDRPAQVDIWNAIQAAGVDDKVAAAKKVVSKPYVSPRVRRSMSQKSLEICTESLGCETGSGDFTASLDAVDMLSFFGSPLPAAPVEAEESFWQHTAAYSDEQAEVKDDLVAVNYHRPGVRRSPPRSFPPPLPSMSSRDGTCLKMCSSRQDGRLVMEAVVVRPRGYLQANRQDGRLCLSFIECSARGQGVASNGSTGATEASYFPIVEDKCEQEQEVAMEMEEDDEDEEEVEVVDRGTVVEVKVSSQPQAPAAAKVHRSTLVINKFVGSTPFTFDQPRGQHADAPLPEPSARDDAAPKPTLRRVPSSTTTLAAAVAVASTETGAPPTPCDDDDDDEGCGGQHPSALATTDNKQQHLLLFTSRRGDKHDLLQSVRRCRQLRQNPLFILEPYCIAT, encoded by the coding sequence ATGCCATCCAGTCTCTCTCCTTCCCCCTGCCTACAAATAGCCCTCCGAGCTCACCACCCAAACCATCCGTGCCagcaacagagcagagcaagagcCACAAGTGATCTAGTAGATTGCAGAGCAGCAGCAAGACGTACTACACTAGCTAAATCAGCAGCTCCTTCACAGGGAGCAAGCTTCCCGCAACTGCCACTTCGCATCTTCCTCCGCAAGTCGAAGATGTCGGTGGCCGTGTGCCGTGTCCCGGCGGCGTTCCAGGCGCCTACCTGGCTGCGCCCCGCCGAGCTGTACaaaccggaggtggtggtggctgaCGACCGGCCTGCTCAGGTGGACATCTGGAATGCCATCCAGGCCGCCGGCGTGGACGACAAGGTGGCTGCCGCCAAGAAGGTGGTCTCCAAGCCGTACGTCAGCCCGCGCGTGCGCCGGTCGATGAGCCAGAAGAGCCTCGAGATCTGCACCGAGAGCCTCGGCTGCGAGACCGGCTCAGGCGACTTCACCGCTTCGCTTGACGCCGTCGACATGCTTAGCTTCTTCGGTTCCCCTCTGCCGGCAGCGCCTGTCGAGGCAGAGGAGTCTTTCTGGCAGCACACTGCGGCCTACTCGGACGAGCAGGCTGAAGTGAAGGACGACCTCGTGGCAGTGAACTACCACCGCCCGGGCGTGAGGCGGTCGCCGCCCCGCTCtttcccgccgccgctgccgtccaTGTCGAGCCGCGACGGGACGTGCCTGAAGATGTGCTCGAGCCGCCAAGACGGGCGCCTCGTCATGGAGGCGGTGGTCGTGAGGCCGCGCGGGTACCTCCAGGCAAACCGCCAGGATGGCCGCCTCTGCCTCTCCTTCATCGAGTGCTCTGCCCGCGGGCAGGGCGTGGCAAGCAACGGCAGCACCGGGGCGACCGAGGCGTCCTACTTCCCGATCGTGGAGGACAAGtgcgagcaggagcaggaggtggccatggaaatggaggaggacgacgaggacgaggaggaggtggaggtggtggacagGGGAACCGTCGTGGAGGTGAAGGTCAGCTCGCAGCCCcaggcgcccgccgccgccaaggTGCACCGGTCGACGCTCGTCATCAACAAGTTCGTGGGCAGCACGCCCTTCACCTTCGACCAGCCCCGTGGGCAGCACGCGGACGCGCCGCTCCCCGAGCCGTCCGCCCGCGACGATGCGGCGCCAAAGCCAACGCTGCGCCGGGTGCCCTCGTCCACGACGACGCTCGCtgccgcggtggcggtggcgtcgaCCGAGACCGGCGCCCCGCCCACTCcctgcgacgacgacgacgacgacgaagggtGCGGCGGGCAGCACCCGTCGGCCTTGGCGACCACCGACAACAAGCAGCAGCATCTCCTCCTCTTCACCTCGCGGCGGGGCGACAAGCACGACCTGCTGCAGAGCGTGCGCCGGTGCCGGCAGCTGCGGCAGAATCCACTCTTCATCCTCGAGCCGTACTGCATTGCCACATGA